In Populus nigra chromosome 10, ddPopNigr1.1, whole genome shotgun sequence, the following proteins share a genomic window:
- the LOC133705165 gene encoding uncharacterized protein LOC133705165 isoform X2 — protein MSSTFSSSRNSPGSAMLQLQFGAVSRLRSSSLKKPPEPLRRAVADCLSSAAVATSHHGISPATSTDASRTLLDYLAAPATTDLAYGVILEHTIAERERSPAVVGRCVTHLKRYLLRCIPSEETLSQIDRFCLSIIAECDISLKRTSSTWSGSLNQQSVSSTAPANYSPSPPVYIYASEALVKSLNYVRSLVAHHIPKRPFQPAAFTVAPSVSRQSLTTQPSLFSRSFNYQLSPSSGAESSEKNDPTTLPASNLSNVENDEVAEDLDYIADDVLKWRWVGRPFLSTESDRPVDLHDVSVCKFLELGAAALLVGDMEDKTKGQPWKYFGTADLPYLDQLLQPSSVTTITNSASARRHLRTITSSKRSKAGPHQIWEDSPVSMFRPRARQLFQYRHYSGQQPLRLNPAEVCEVIAAVSSETYSASANHLTVSRLNNNSGKPSMDVAVSVLIKLVIDMYVMDSGTAAPLALSMLEEMLNSSKAACRVRAFDLILNLGVHAHLLEPVLINDASTIEEEYSQESCSDCEEQLPTQGNQKADSVNKLGTSSAINNFESWILNILYEILLLLVQTEEKEESVWASALSCLLYFVCDRGKILRNRLEGLDIRVIKALIETSRKNSWAELVHSKLVCMLTNMFYQVPDGSMMNVAMNPVFLIDELDLIGGIEFIFHEYSLANLREERRNLYLILFDYVLHQINEACVAAGESEFSDDEIHSIATLLTLANAPEAFYISVKLGLEGIGELLRRSISGALSRYPNNERLNMLLENVTEKFNAIISSFTHLDKEFSHLIETTQSYKFLESVESAVPRNGVGVKAKLSWATLHSLLHSERIAYRQNGYTWLGDLLIAEITEGRDVNVWSNVKELQRKIAYAGVHDSSVSSDVPLSIWLLCGLLKSKHNIIRWGFLFVLERLLMRCKFLLDKNEMQHPRSSNASHEHADSRLEKANAVIDIMSSALSLVAQINETDRINILKMCDILFSQLCLKVLPATAIPNGEGMQKSKVCGEADENKKNDTSDRTSQLNDFHWNEFLEEADSRSRSSYSINSSLICKTASMAAMLLQGQAIVPMQLVARVPAVLLYWPLIQLAGAATDNIALGVAVVSKGRGNLPGAASDIRATLLLLLIGKCTADPSAFQEVGGEEFFRELLDDTDSRVAYYSSAFLLKRMMTEKPDEYKHMLQNLIFKAQQSNNEKLLENPYLQFEVLYSCQT, from the exons ATGTCTTCAACGTTCAGTTCCTCACGAAATAGTCCTGGTAGCGCCATGCTACAGCTCCAGTTTGGTGCTGTTTCCAGGCTTAGATCTTCTTCTTTAAAGAAGCCGCCCGAGCCGCTCCGCCGTGCCGTGGCTGATTGTTTATCCTCCGCTGCTGTCGCCACCTCTCACCATGGAATTTCCCCTGCCACCTCGACTGATGCTTCTAGAACGCTTCTT GATTATCTGGCAGCCCCTGCAACTACTGATCTGGCATATGGTGTCATTCTGGAACATACAATTGCAGAGAGGGAGCGCAG TCCAGCAGTAGTTGGAAGATGTGTGACACATTTGAAGCGTTACCTTCTACG ATGTATACCTAGTGAGGAGACATTATCTCAGATTGATCGGTTTTGCCTGAGCATAATTGCTGAGTGTGATATCAGCTTAAAACGAACATCATCAACTTGGTCTGGATCTCTGAATCAGCAATCTGTTTCATCAACAGCACCTGCAAATTACTCACCTTCCCCACCTGTATATATTTATGCTTCTGAAGCTCTTGTAAAGTCATTAAATTATGTGCGTTCCCTTGTAGCCCATCATATTCCAAAGCGACCTTTCCAACCAGCAGCTTTTACTGTAGCTCCCTCTGTGTCTAGACAGTCACTTACAACTCAGCCATCTTTGTTTAGTAGATCTTTTAATTACCAATTAAGCCCTTCAAGTGGCGCAGAATCTTCAGAGAAGAATGACCCTACTACTTTACCTGCTTCAAACTtatcaaatgttgaaaatgaTGAGGTGGCCGAGGATCTTGATTACATTGCAGATGATGTTTTGAAGTGGCGTTGGGTTGGGCGACCATTTCTATCAACTGAGAG TGATCGTCCTGTGGATCTCCATGATGTGAGTGTATGCAAATTCCTAGAATTAGGTGCTGCAGCTCTACTTGTAGGAGACATGGAAGATAAAACGAAGGGCCAGCCTTGGAAATATTTTGGAACAGCCGATTTGCCTTACCTTGATCAACTGCTGCAGCCTTCATCAGTCACAACAATTACCAATTCAGCCTCAGCTCGTCGCCACTTGAGAACAATAACATCATCTAAGCGGAGTAAAGCAGGACCTCACCAAATCTG GGAGGATTCTCCTGTGAGCATGTTTCGCCCACGTGCGCGACAGCTCTTCCAGTATCGTCACTACAG TGGACAGCAACCTTTGCGATTAAACCCTGCTGAGGTATGCGAGGTTATTGCTGCAGTTAGCTCAGAGACATATTCTGCTAGTGCCAATCATTTGACTGTATCTAGATTAAATAATAACAGCGGAAAGCCATCAATGGATGTGGCTGTGAGTGTTCTTATTAAACTTGTCATTGACAT GTATGTTATGGACTCCGGGACAGCTGCTCCTCTCGCTCTGTCCATGCTTGAG GAAATGCTTAATTCTTCAAAAGCTGCTTGTAGGGTCCGCGCCTTTGATTTAATTCTGAACCTCGGGGTTCATGCTCATTTGTTGGAACCTGTGTTGATCAATGATGCTTCTACCATTGAAGAAGAGTATTCACAAGAATCTTGTTCTGACTGTGAAGAACAACTTCCAACACAGGGGAACCAAAAGGCAGATTCTGTTAATAAGTTGGGAACTTCATCAGCAATTAATAACTTTGAATCgtggattttaaatattttatatgagatacttcttcttcttgtccAG ACAGAGGAGAAGGAAGAATCTGTTTGGGCTTCTGCTTTAAGCTGTTTACTTTATTTTGTCTGTGATAGAGGCAAAATCTTGAGAAACCGATTAGAAGGCCTTGACATAAGG GTGATTAAAGCCCTAATAGAGACTAGCAGAAAGAATTCTTGGGCAGAATTGGTTCATAGTAAGCTCGTTTGCATGTTAACGAATATGTTTTATCAAGTTCCTGATGGGTCTATGATGAATGTCGCAATGAACCCAGTGTTTCTCATAGACGAGCTTGACCTGATTGGgggaattgaatttattttccatgag TATTCTCTTGCTAACTtaagagaagagaggagaaatCTGTACTTGATTCTTTTTGACTATGTGTTGCATCAAATAAATGAAGCATGCGTAGCAGCTGGGGAATCTGAATTTAGTGATGATGAGATTCATTCTATTGCAACTCTCCTCACTCTTGCGAATGCACCTGAAGCCTTTTACATTTCTGTTAAGCTGGGTTTGGAAGGCATTGGGGAGCTTCTGAGAAGATCAATTTCTGGTGCGCTATCTAGATATCCCAACAATGAACGACTCAATATG CTCTTGGAGAATGTAACAGAGAAATTTAATGCAATAATTAGTTCCTTTACTCATTTGGACAAAGAGTTCTCTCATCTGATTGAAACAACCCAATCTTACAAGTTTCTGGAAAGTGTAGAGAGTGCAGTTCCAAGAAATGGTGTCGGCGTGAAAGCAAAACTGTCATGGGCCACTTTGCATTCTCTTCTTCACTCAGAAAGGATTGCTTACCGTCAGAATGGCTATACCTGGTTGGGTGATTTACTTATTGCCGAGATTACTGAGGGAAGGGATGTGAATGTATGGTCAAATGTTAAAGAATTGCAGCGAAAAATTGCCTATGCTGGTGTACATGATTCTTCTGTTTCTTCAGATGTTCCTTTATCAATTTGGCTTTTGTGCGGGCTTTTGAAGTCTAAACATAATATCATCAGATGGGGCTTCTTGTTTGTTCTAGAGAGACTTCTCATGCGATGCAAATTTTTGTTAGACAAGAATGAAATGCAACACCCAAGGAGCAGTAATGCTAGTCATGAGCATGCAGATAGCAGACTCGAGAAAGCAAATGCTGTGATAGATATTATGAGCAGTGCTCTATCCTTAGTGGCTCAAATAAATGAAACAGATCGTATCAACATTTTGAAG ATGTGTGACATATTGTTCTCTCAATTGTGCCTGAAAGTTCTCCCTGCAACTGCAATCCCAAATGGTGAAGGAATGCAAAAAAGTAAAGTCTGTGGTGAAGCggatgaaaataagaaaaatgatacAAGTGATCGCACCTCTCAACTAAATGACTTCCACTGGAATGAATTCTTGGAAGAAGCTGATAGCAGATCCAGATCTAGCTACAGCATCAATAGTTCTCTGATATGCAAGACAGCATCAATGGCAGCAATGCTTCTCCAAGGACAGGCTATTGTTCCTATGCAATTAGTTGCACGTGTTCCTGCTGTGTTGTTGTATTGGCCACTTATTCAACTAGCTGGTGCAGCAACAGACAATATTGCGTTGGGGGTTGCTGTTGTAAGCAAAGGAAGAGGAAATCTTCCTGGTGCAGCATCGGATATCAGGGCAACTCTTCTATTGCTTCTAATCGGTAAATGCACGGCAGATCCTTCTGCTTTCCAGGAAGTTGGCGGAGAAGAGTTTTTTAG GGAACTTCTAGATGATACAGATTCAAGGGTAGCGTATTACTCTTCAGCTTTTCTTTTAAAG AGAATGATGACAGAAAAACCTGATGAATACAAGCACATGCTTCAGAATCTCATCTTTAAAGCACAGCAG AGCAACAATGAGAAGCTGTTGGAAAATCCATACCTTCAG TTTGAAGTTCTTTACTCTTGTCAAACGTGA
- the LOC133705165 gene encoding uncharacterized protein LOC133705165 isoform X1, which translates to MSSTFSSSRNSPGSAMLQLQFGAVSRLRSSSLKKPPEPLRRAVADCLSSAAVATSHHGISPATSTDASRTLLDYLAAPATTDLAYGVILEHTIAERERSPAVVGRCVTHLKRYLLRCIPSEETLSQIDRFCLSIIAECDISLKRTSSTWSGSLNQQSVSSTAPANYSPSPPVYIYASEALVKSLNYVRSLVAHHIPKRPFQPAAFTVAPSVSRQSLTTQPSLFSRSFNYQLSPSSGAESSEKNDPTTLPASNLSNVENDEVAEDLDYIADDVLKWRWVGRPFLSTESDRPVDLHDVSVCKFLELGAAALLVGDMEDKTKGQPWKYFGTADLPYLDQLLQPSSVTTITNSASARRHLRTITSSKRSKAGPHQIWEDSPVSMFRPRARQLFQYRHYSGQQPLRLNPAEVCEVIAAVSSETYSASANHLTVSRLNNNSGKPSMDVAVSVLIKLVIDMYVMDSGTAAPLALSMLEEMLNSSKAACRVRAFDLILNLGVHAHLLEPVLINDASTIEEEYSQESCSDCEEQLPTQGNQKADSVNKLGTSSAINNFESWILNILYEILLLLVQTEEKEESVWASALSCLLYFVCDRGKILRNRLEGLDIRVIKALIETSRKNSWAELVHSKLVCMLTNMFYQVPDGSMMNVAMNPVFLIDELDLIGGIEFIFHEYSLANLREERRNLYLILFDYVLHQINEACVAAGESEFSDDEIHSIATLLTLANAPEAFYISVKLGLEGIGELLRRSISGALSRYPNNERLNMLLENVTEKFNAIISSFTHLDKEFSHLIETTQSYKFLESVESAVPRNGVGVKAKLSWATLHSLLHSERIAYRQNGYTWLGDLLIAEITEGRDVNVWSNVKELQRKIAYAGVHDSSVSSDVPLSIWLLCGLLKSKHNIIRWGFLFVLERLLMRCKFLLDKNEMQHPRSSNASHEHADSRLEKANAVIDIMSSALSLVAQINETDRINILKMCDILFSQLCLKVLPATAIPNGEGMQKSKVCGEADENKKNDTSDRTSQLNDFHWNEFLEEADSRSRSSYSINSSLICKTASMAAMLLQGQAIVPMQLVARVPAVLLYWPLIQLAGAATDNIALGVAVVSKGRGNLPGAASDIRATLLLLLIGKCTADPSAFQEVGGEEFFRELLDDTDSRVAYYSSAFLLKRMMTEKPDEYKHMLQNLIFKAQQSNNEKLLENPYLQVRGLLQLSNDGL; encoded by the exons ATGTCTTCAACGTTCAGTTCCTCACGAAATAGTCCTGGTAGCGCCATGCTACAGCTCCAGTTTGGTGCTGTTTCCAGGCTTAGATCTTCTTCTTTAAAGAAGCCGCCCGAGCCGCTCCGCCGTGCCGTGGCTGATTGTTTATCCTCCGCTGCTGTCGCCACCTCTCACCATGGAATTTCCCCTGCCACCTCGACTGATGCTTCTAGAACGCTTCTT GATTATCTGGCAGCCCCTGCAACTACTGATCTGGCATATGGTGTCATTCTGGAACATACAATTGCAGAGAGGGAGCGCAG TCCAGCAGTAGTTGGAAGATGTGTGACACATTTGAAGCGTTACCTTCTACG ATGTATACCTAGTGAGGAGACATTATCTCAGATTGATCGGTTTTGCCTGAGCATAATTGCTGAGTGTGATATCAGCTTAAAACGAACATCATCAACTTGGTCTGGATCTCTGAATCAGCAATCTGTTTCATCAACAGCACCTGCAAATTACTCACCTTCCCCACCTGTATATATTTATGCTTCTGAAGCTCTTGTAAAGTCATTAAATTATGTGCGTTCCCTTGTAGCCCATCATATTCCAAAGCGACCTTTCCAACCAGCAGCTTTTACTGTAGCTCCCTCTGTGTCTAGACAGTCACTTACAACTCAGCCATCTTTGTTTAGTAGATCTTTTAATTACCAATTAAGCCCTTCAAGTGGCGCAGAATCTTCAGAGAAGAATGACCCTACTACTTTACCTGCTTCAAACTtatcaaatgttgaaaatgaTGAGGTGGCCGAGGATCTTGATTACATTGCAGATGATGTTTTGAAGTGGCGTTGGGTTGGGCGACCATTTCTATCAACTGAGAG TGATCGTCCTGTGGATCTCCATGATGTGAGTGTATGCAAATTCCTAGAATTAGGTGCTGCAGCTCTACTTGTAGGAGACATGGAAGATAAAACGAAGGGCCAGCCTTGGAAATATTTTGGAACAGCCGATTTGCCTTACCTTGATCAACTGCTGCAGCCTTCATCAGTCACAACAATTACCAATTCAGCCTCAGCTCGTCGCCACTTGAGAACAATAACATCATCTAAGCGGAGTAAAGCAGGACCTCACCAAATCTG GGAGGATTCTCCTGTGAGCATGTTTCGCCCACGTGCGCGACAGCTCTTCCAGTATCGTCACTACAG TGGACAGCAACCTTTGCGATTAAACCCTGCTGAGGTATGCGAGGTTATTGCTGCAGTTAGCTCAGAGACATATTCTGCTAGTGCCAATCATTTGACTGTATCTAGATTAAATAATAACAGCGGAAAGCCATCAATGGATGTGGCTGTGAGTGTTCTTATTAAACTTGTCATTGACAT GTATGTTATGGACTCCGGGACAGCTGCTCCTCTCGCTCTGTCCATGCTTGAG GAAATGCTTAATTCTTCAAAAGCTGCTTGTAGGGTCCGCGCCTTTGATTTAATTCTGAACCTCGGGGTTCATGCTCATTTGTTGGAACCTGTGTTGATCAATGATGCTTCTACCATTGAAGAAGAGTATTCACAAGAATCTTGTTCTGACTGTGAAGAACAACTTCCAACACAGGGGAACCAAAAGGCAGATTCTGTTAATAAGTTGGGAACTTCATCAGCAATTAATAACTTTGAATCgtggattttaaatattttatatgagatacttcttcttcttgtccAG ACAGAGGAGAAGGAAGAATCTGTTTGGGCTTCTGCTTTAAGCTGTTTACTTTATTTTGTCTGTGATAGAGGCAAAATCTTGAGAAACCGATTAGAAGGCCTTGACATAAGG GTGATTAAAGCCCTAATAGAGACTAGCAGAAAGAATTCTTGGGCAGAATTGGTTCATAGTAAGCTCGTTTGCATGTTAACGAATATGTTTTATCAAGTTCCTGATGGGTCTATGATGAATGTCGCAATGAACCCAGTGTTTCTCATAGACGAGCTTGACCTGATTGGgggaattgaatttattttccatgag TATTCTCTTGCTAACTtaagagaagagaggagaaatCTGTACTTGATTCTTTTTGACTATGTGTTGCATCAAATAAATGAAGCATGCGTAGCAGCTGGGGAATCTGAATTTAGTGATGATGAGATTCATTCTATTGCAACTCTCCTCACTCTTGCGAATGCACCTGAAGCCTTTTACATTTCTGTTAAGCTGGGTTTGGAAGGCATTGGGGAGCTTCTGAGAAGATCAATTTCTGGTGCGCTATCTAGATATCCCAACAATGAACGACTCAATATG CTCTTGGAGAATGTAACAGAGAAATTTAATGCAATAATTAGTTCCTTTACTCATTTGGACAAAGAGTTCTCTCATCTGATTGAAACAACCCAATCTTACAAGTTTCTGGAAAGTGTAGAGAGTGCAGTTCCAAGAAATGGTGTCGGCGTGAAAGCAAAACTGTCATGGGCCACTTTGCATTCTCTTCTTCACTCAGAAAGGATTGCTTACCGTCAGAATGGCTATACCTGGTTGGGTGATTTACTTATTGCCGAGATTACTGAGGGAAGGGATGTGAATGTATGGTCAAATGTTAAAGAATTGCAGCGAAAAATTGCCTATGCTGGTGTACATGATTCTTCTGTTTCTTCAGATGTTCCTTTATCAATTTGGCTTTTGTGCGGGCTTTTGAAGTCTAAACATAATATCATCAGATGGGGCTTCTTGTTTGTTCTAGAGAGACTTCTCATGCGATGCAAATTTTTGTTAGACAAGAATGAAATGCAACACCCAAGGAGCAGTAATGCTAGTCATGAGCATGCAGATAGCAGACTCGAGAAAGCAAATGCTGTGATAGATATTATGAGCAGTGCTCTATCCTTAGTGGCTCAAATAAATGAAACAGATCGTATCAACATTTTGAAG ATGTGTGACATATTGTTCTCTCAATTGTGCCTGAAAGTTCTCCCTGCAACTGCAATCCCAAATGGTGAAGGAATGCAAAAAAGTAAAGTCTGTGGTGAAGCggatgaaaataagaaaaatgatacAAGTGATCGCACCTCTCAACTAAATGACTTCCACTGGAATGAATTCTTGGAAGAAGCTGATAGCAGATCCAGATCTAGCTACAGCATCAATAGTTCTCTGATATGCAAGACAGCATCAATGGCAGCAATGCTTCTCCAAGGACAGGCTATTGTTCCTATGCAATTAGTTGCACGTGTTCCTGCTGTGTTGTTGTATTGGCCACTTATTCAACTAGCTGGTGCAGCAACAGACAATATTGCGTTGGGGGTTGCTGTTGTAAGCAAAGGAAGAGGAAATCTTCCTGGTGCAGCATCGGATATCAGGGCAACTCTTCTATTGCTTCTAATCGGTAAATGCACGGCAGATCCTTCTGCTTTCCAGGAAGTTGGCGGAGAAGAGTTTTTTAG GGAACTTCTAGATGATACAGATTCAAGGGTAGCGTATTACTCTTCAGCTTTTCTTTTAAAG AGAATGATGACAGAAAAACCTGATGAATACAAGCACATGCTTCAGAATCTCATCTTTAAAGCACAGCAG AGCAACAATGAGAAGCTGTTGGAAAATCCATACCTTCAGGTGCGCGGCCTGCTTCAACTCTCAAATGATGGCTTGTAA
- the LOC133705166 gene encoding THO complex subunit 4B-like isoform X1, whose protein sequence is MQVIFSEVGDLLRYSLHYDMSGRSKGTAEVVFALQTDPLAAIKRYNNVQLDGKPLKIELVGVNVITPVPVLVTTTTNLAKPKNVIRSVQERIGARRRGHGSGQELARGRSQGDTMSRSLLQKHLILTWTDTTLKP, encoded by the exons ATGCAGGTGATTTTCTCCGAGGTTGGTGATTTGTTGAGGTACTCGCTTCATTATGATATGAGTGGGAGATCAAAG GGAACAGCCGAAGTTGTATTTGCACTCCAAACAGATCCTCTAGCAGCTATCAAGAGATACAATAATGTTCAGCTTGATGGGAAGCCCCTGAAAATTGAGCTTGTAGGGGTTAATGTGATAACTCCTGTCCCTGTTCTTGTAACAACAACTACCAACTTGGCAAAACCAAAAAATGTCATTAGAAG TGTTCAAGAAAGAATTGGTGCAAGGAGAAGGGGCCATGGCAGCGGTCAAGAATTGGCCAGGGGCCGCAGCCAGGGAGACACCATGTCGAGAAGCTTACTGCAGAAGCACTTGATTTTGACCTGGACAGATACCACCTTGAAGCCATGA
- the LOC133705166 gene encoding THO complex subunit 4B-like isoform X2 codes for MSGRSKGTAEVVFALQTDPLAAIKRYNNVQLDGKPLKIELVGVNVITPVPVLVTTTTNLAKPKNVIRSVQERIGARRRGHGSGQELARGRSQGDTMSRSLLQKHLILTWTDTTLKP; via the exons ATGAGTGGGAGATCAAAG GGAACAGCCGAAGTTGTATTTGCACTCCAAACAGATCCTCTAGCAGCTATCAAGAGATACAATAATGTTCAGCTTGATGGGAAGCCCCTGAAAATTGAGCTTGTAGGGGTTAATGTGATAACTCCTGTCCCTGTTCTTGTAACAACAACTACCAACTTGGCAAAACCAAAAAATGTCATTAGAAG TGTTCAAGAAAGAATTGGTGCAAGGAGAAGGGGCCATGGCAGCGGTCAAGAATTGGCCAGGGGCCGCAGCCAGGGAGACACCATGTCGAGAAGCTTACTGCAGAAGCACTTGATTTTGACCTGGACAGATACCACCTTGAAGCCATGA